One Nocardiopsis gilva YIM 90087 genomic window, GCGCGCGAAGAACGTCTTTCCGGAGCCGTACTCGCCGCGCACGGCGTGGAAGGCCGCTCGGCCGCTGGCCACCACGTCGAGCTTCTCGTCGAGCGCCCGCTCGAAGCGGTCCAGCCCCACGCCGAAGAGGTCGAGCCCCGACTGCGGCACTGTGCCACGCCGCAGGGCGTCCACCACATCACTGCGGCGGGCGGCGCTGACGGCGTCGGCGGGCGTGCTCACTGCGGTCCTCTCTTTCGCTGGTTCCCCTCACCGGCCATGTTTGTCCTGCGCGTCATGGCGTCCATCCTGTCCAATGCCACGGTCATTCAGCGTCCACCTGGAACTGCTGTCGGGCAAGGCCGGTGTTGAGCTTCAGCCTGGCCCCGCCGTCGACGAACTCCAGAACGGGATACCCCTCCACGTTGAGGAGGCGCTGCAGCATCACCATGAGCCCGCCGGCGCGGGCGGGGGGGAAGCCGGCCGCCGCCGCCACGCCCGTGGTCGACAGGGTCCCATCGGCTGCGGCGAGCGCGTCGATGGCGGCGCTGACCTGGGGGCTCTTGGGGCCCCGGCGGACGAACTTCCGCTGTTCCCGAAACACGGCCGACTCCACGATCTTGCTCCCCAGCGAGGGAGAGGAACTGTGTGGTGCCCCGGATTTCCCATCCGCGGCGGCGGGGTGCTGTGCCGCCGTACCCAGCGGCCCGGCGGATGCTCCCTCACCCTGACCGGCGACGGAGGGTCCTCCGGTGGGCGTGGCGGGCGCGGAGGACGAGTCGGCACGTCCGCTGCCGTGCACTGCCCTCTGGCTGCTTCCTGTGCCGACTGCTTGGGACGCCCGAGGGCCATGCTGGGCCCGGACGCCGGAAACAGCGGGCTGGGCGTCCACTTCGGTCGGGGCGGGGGCGCCAGCCGCGGGCATCCGACCTCCATCCGAGCCCGCCGCACCCAGCCGCTGCGTCTCCCACCACGTGGGGGTCACCCGCTCGGGAGCGAGGAGCGACCATCCCGCGGGCAGCAGCTCACTGGACGGGAGAAACACCAGGACCGGCACGGTCATCTCCGCGAGCGAGGCCCCGCCGTGGTACCCGCCCTTGCGCTGGGTGTAGCGGATGTCCTCACGCCAGGGCACGACGACCCTGCGGTTGCCCTCCGGACCATCGCCTTCCAGAACCCGCGGCCCGGACAGCAGCATCTCGCCGTCGCCTGCAGCCGTTCCCGTGCGCCAGCGGGCCGCGCTCGCCTCGTTCCTGCCTGTCGGTGATGGCGCGGAGTCGAGGTCGCCCCGTTCCAGCACGTGGCCGTGGTCGGAGACGATGACCACCGGACGGCCGTAGGAGCGGGCCGCCCCCAGGAGTTCGTCCAGGAAGGTGACATCGGCGATGCGCCAGCCCGTGCGGTCTCCCTGCGCGGCCTTGTCCAGGGAGTCGTCGACGGTGTTGAGTACGACGCCCACAGCGGACTTCCCCGCCAGCGCATACTGCAGCTCGTCCGACAGCCGCTTTCCCGCTGTCCCCGCGATCTCCGCCTTGTGGAACAGCACGGCGTCCGGATCCTTGCGCCCGGCCCAGAACGCGGCGAACCCTTCCTTCTCCACCGACTGCCCTCCGGCCGTGAGCTTCCCGGCCAGCAGGGAGGACCTACTGAGGCGGGTCACGGAGGGAATGACCGCCGCCGCCGCGTCGCGGACGTCCTTGCGGCGGCCGGCCTCCACCCAGCCGCTACGCGCCGCCAGCTCCTGGGCCAGGCCCGTGGCGACGGCGCTGCTCATCCCGTCCACCAGCAGGACCAGCGGCGCGGTCTCGCCGTGCTTGTCCTTCTTACGCAGAGGCGCGGCGACCTCCGCGAGGACATCCTCGACGAGCAGGCACCCCCCGGGCGCGAGGGTGTGGGCTGTGCGCGCCCATCCGGAAAGCCGCTCGGCGAACACCTCGTCGGCCTCGGCTCGCGCCTGTACGGCCCGATCGCAGACGTCCTGGTAGGCCGCTGCGAGGGCCGCGTCGGCATCCGGGTCGCCCGGCCACAGCACGGTGAGGGCAGCGTCCATCCACCCCCAGTCGGCGAGATGGCGCTGCAACCCGTCGGCCGCCGAGCCCGGAGCCGGGGCGGGCTGCTCCAGGCGGCGCAGTAGCCGGACCGCGGCCTCGGCCGTGCGGACGCGGCTCGCCCTCAAGGGGGCGAGCCAGTGCTCCTTGACGCGGTCGAGGGCGTGCTCGGCGTCCCGCGACGCACCTCGCAGCGCGCTGCCGAGCGCTGCCATGCGGTTCTCGAAGGCGGAGGGGAGGTAGGCGCTGGACACCAGGGCACTGGTGAGCCCGGCCTCCCCCGCGAGGGCGTCGGCCCGGTGCAGCACGTCCATGGCCTGATCGTTGAGCCGGGTGCGGTGCTGCCCGAACCCGCGGGCGTCAGCGAGCCAGCGGGTGAGGGTGCCTTCCACAGCCGTGGTGAACGCCTGCAGGTTACCCAGGTCGACGCGGCGTTGTCCGAACAGGGCGCCGATGGTCATCGCCGTCTCCGCCGAAGCCGACCCGGACGGCCCGTTCATCGCGGAGGCCACCACACCAAGCGGCATCGCGTCCTGCGCACGGCGGGAGGCGGCCAGGTCCAGCAGCGGCCGCACCGCCGCACCGGCGACGCTGACCAGCCACTCGGTGATCTCGGTGCGTTCCGCTTCGTCGAGTGCGGCGAAGCGATCCGGCCCTCCGGCCGTGCGCGACCAGGCGAGGAGCGCGTCCGCGTCGGGCGGCGTCTCGGCGGCCCGGTCGGACGCATCCAGCCCGAGCCGGGCCTGGACCAAGAAGCGCATCGCGGTATCCCGGGTAAGCACGCCGCCCACCTGCGGCCACCCGTCCCGGGGTTCGGCGTCCAGCAGGGCGTCGACCAGCCACGGCTCGGTGCGAATTCGCGGGTCGAGCCGCGCCGCGCCGCATCTCCGCTGCACGATCTCGGCGCGGTCAACACTGAGGACACGGTTACGCACGGCGTAGCCGAGCAGGTCCCAGCCGAGGGCGGCCTCAGGCACCTGTGTGACGACGACCAGAAGGCGCTCCCCGTTCGCCGCCTCCGGAGCTGAGGCCGCGGCCTCGTGCGTGTGCCAGCTGTCGGCGATACCAAGCACCGAGTTCTGCTCGATGACGGTGACGCGGCGCGTCACCGCTTTCTCGCCGGCACCAACGAGAACGGGGAACTGGGTCGGGGCGCCCGGCTCGTAGCGCCCGTGGACGAGGACGAGCCGATGCCCCGGCAGTCGATCGGCCTCGGCGTCGAGCCGCGCTTCGAGGATCCGGCGCCCGAGGACCAGAGCGGGCGGCCGCGTGGTTGCCTCCTGCGGTTGCGTCGGCGAGGCCATCAGGAGGGCCGCCCTTCGCGGGAGGTCGGCCTGGAGGAGATCTCACCATCCTGGTCGACGACACTCCAGGTGATCTCGATCTCGGCGCCGGGGTTGCCGTGCGCGTAATCGCGGATCTCGTCGAGCACACCGGACAGCGCCGCTTCCATGGCGGAACCGGAGGTGGCGGCCGAGATTCGGCGCTTGGTGGGCACGGGGCCGGCTGTCGGACGGTGGGTGTCCGTCGACGCGTCGGGATCGCCGGTGACCGGAGGCCTGCCGTGATCGGTCAGGCTCACCTCGCCGGGGCCGGTGCCCCTGCTCGGGTCTTCGCCGAAGGGCGGCACGCGGTCGCGGTCGTCACCCCCTCCTGCGGGCGGAGTGGGCGGCTGGCCCTGGTCGGCCCGGTTGGCGATCTCCAGAGCCCTGCCGACGAGTCGACGGGCCTCCTGCTGCGCCTTTCCAAGGGTGGGGGTCAGGTCGTGGGTTCCCTGGGACGCGTGGGCGACCCGGCTGATATCGGCGAGCAGCCGCTCCGCCTGGCCACCCACGGTGTCATCACGCCCGGCCAGCGGCCGCACCTGCTCCAGCACCTGCCAGTCGGTGGCCTCCAGCGCCCGCAGGACAGCGGGGGCCGAGCCGATCGCCGCCCCGAGCTCCTTGTCGTCGATGCCGTAGGCGACCCCCGCGAGTTCGCGCACCAGCGGGGTGTCGTCGGTGTGGCGGAGAAGTCGTTCCACCAGGTCGGCCGCGTGCCGGGCGGCCAGGACGCGGGGGGCGGCGGAGGCCCCGGTCAGCGCGTCCGTCAGCCCGAGCACATCGACGTGGGCTTGCTTGGTGAGAGAGGCGAACACGCCGTTGACCGCCGACTCGACCTCCCTCGCCTTCTCCCGTACTTCACCGGCGAGCTTGGTGACGTTGCGGGCGAACATCACCGGCGGGATCCCGGCAATGCCGAACAGTGCCCCGGCGCGCCGCAGCGCGGTGGCGAACTCCTCCTCGCTCGGTTTCTCCTGCTCGCGCAGCGTGTAACCGTGGCCGATCTTCCCGATGTCGGGCGCCGTGGACTGCACAACACCGTGGTAGACCCAGGCGCGGTCGGCGATGAGCGCGTAGGTGGCGATCAGCAGGTCGGCGACGGGGGTGTCGAGACCGGTCCACCCCATCTCGCCGATCCAGGCACGGATCTCGGAGGCCTTGATGTCGCCGGTCGCGCGCTTCTGGAGCGCGAACTGGTCGATGCGGCGCTGCCACTCCGTGCTCAGCACGAGCGGGCCGTCGTGCACCTCGCCGATCTCCAGGGGGTGCACGATCCGCTTCACCAAGGTGAGGTCCCTGCGGTCGACCGTGACCCGGCGCGAGCCGTCCTCCATGGCTCGGGCGATCCAGCCGTAGACGGTTCTCAGGTCCTTGAGCGTGACCGCTCTGCGGTTGCGGGCGGTGTCGAAGTCGGGGTGCTTAGGGTAGAGGCGGTCGAACAGGTCGTCGGCCAGTGCGAGCATGCTGTTCTCGAACCCGGCCCCCGCGGCGAGCCGGGGTTTGTGGCCCGGCAGCAGGCTCATCACGTGTCCGTCGTCCGGGACCGATGTCTCGGTGTTGGCGGGGTCCAGGCGGGCGATGCCGTAGAGCTGGGCGAGCACGGCCGTGAGCTCGGTTTCGATGTTGTCGCGCTGCGCCTTGAGCTGGGTCTTGAGCCGCCCTCTGTCGTCGGAGGAGAGGTGCGCGGCGTAGTCGTCGAGGCGGTCCCGGTCCAGCAGGTAGTCGATCTTGATCAGCCGACCGAGCTGGGCGGCACGCCGCGCGGAGAAGTGGACGGGCAGCCACACCACGGTGGGGTGGTGGTTGCGGTCGTCTTTCATCAGCTCGCGCACGCGCAGGGCGTCGTAGCTCGGCGGTCGGCTGGCCGGGTCGAACGGGTAGTCCAGGACGAACCGGACGTGCCCGTTGACGTCGGGTTCGAACTTGTCCTCGGGCACGCTCTGCGAGTCGCGGACGTTGCCGAACACGAACTCGGCGCTGCGCTTGGTACCGCGCCACACCACCTCGCGCCCGCACATGTAGGAGCCGGTGTCGGTCACACCGAGCTGGTGCCACAGGGTTTCCTTCACCCAGCGCCGGCGGGCGCCGATGCTGTCCTGGTCGGCGACGGCATCCAGCAGCGGCTCGACGTCCAGGTCGGACAGGTGCAGGCTGAAGACCGGGTCGGCGTCGTCGCCTTCCGCGCGCAGTTCGCCGAACTCGGTCCGCAGGTCGTTGAGGGCACGAGTGGCTACACGGGCGTCGTCCATGACGCGGGTGCGCTTGATCGAGCCGTGGTTGAGCGCCGCCAGGCGGCGACCGGTCAGCCGGGTGAACGCCGCCACGTCGGGGGCGAGATAGGCCAGCAGCAACGTCTTCACCAAGCGCATGGTGCCGATGTAGTTCGGGTCGTTGGAGGACCCATATCTCTCCAGAAGGTAGGCGCTGACCTTCCGGTAGAAGCGGACGGCCTGTTCGCCCTCCTTCTTCAGGCGTTCGGTGAACGCGCCGCTCATGCCGGAGGAGAGCACGTCCCACAGGTCACCGACAGGGATGACCTGGCCAATCTGCAACTCGTCCCGATGTTGGGCGAGCAATTCCTGGATGAGCTTGAGACCGGTGCGCTCGCGCTGCAGGGCCCCGGACAGCGCCACCAGGACGTTGAGCAGCGCCGGGGTGAGCGGATAGACGGAGCGGAAGTCCTCCCAGTCGGCCCCGGTGGCGCCCTCGGAGTCGAGCAGGGCGTCCCGGACGTCGCTGCCGGCCTTCTCCACCTTGGCGAAAGCCGCGTCGATGATTTCTCCTGTCCCAGGCTTGGGCTTGAGAACGCGTTCCTTGATGATTGCTGGCAGGTTACGGTCCTCCAGGCTGATCACCTCGAACCGCTCGGCGAGGTACCCGACATGGTCTTCGAGGTTCTTCACTTCGGCGCCGGTAACGTCTTCGCCGATCAGCTGGGAGAGATTACGCTGCCGCGAGATGAAGGAGACGATCGGCACCGGCTTGTCGGCACTGCCCGACTCGATGATCTTGACGAGCTTGTTGACCTCGCTGTTTACGAAGTCCTGGTTGTTCAGGTACGCCTGAAGCCACAGGATCAGCTCGTCGATGAACAGGACGATTCCGTCGTAGCCGAGGCTCTGTGCGTGGCGGCTGATGACGGACAGTCCGTCGTCGAGGGGGAGGAAGGCGTCGACGTCGCCGCTGGCGCCGCGCGCGTACGCCTTCATCGGGCCGGAGAGCAGCGCCGAGACCAGGGCTTCGCGCAGCGGGTCGCCGTGCGGGGCGGCGAACGCACGGTCCAGTAGCTCGGGAGTCCAGGGGCGGTCGTCGATCGGCGGGAGGTTATCGGGGGCCGACTCGCCGGACGCAGGGACGGGGCCGCTGCCCTGGGCGAGCTTGCGAATGAACAGCTCGTCGCCCTCGATCCTGCGGTTCTCCCGGGCATCATCGAGCAGTGCCACCGAGCGGTAGACGGCAGGGGTAGGCGCGTCGGGGTGCTGGCGCCGCACGGCGTTCACGTAGCCGCCCAGCAGGGCGGAGTCCAGGTCCGAGGAGCCGACCAAGTGGTAAGGCACCATCAGGAACCGGCGACCCCGCAGCCAGTCGTCGTGCTCAGCGATGAGCTCACGCAGCCTCGGCTTATTCAGCGCTACCGTGTCCTGATGAAGGATGGCGTGCAACACCGTCATGAAGTGGCTCTTACCCGAACCGAACGAGCCGTGCAGGTAGGCAGCCTCTGACTTGTTCCCGCGGACAGCCGCACCGACGAGGTTGAGTGCCTCGCGGAACGCAGCCTGAAGCTGCTCGGTGACGACGTACTCGTCGACGCGGGCTGCAGCTTCACCGAAACCAGAGGACAGCTCGACCTTGAAATCTCCGGCGAGGATGTCCTTCGACTCGGGGATATCGAGGACATCGCGCAGGTAGACGCTGGACGTGGGGGATTGGGGCGACGAAGACGACAGGGGCATTGCGCGTCGCGATTCCCTTCATGGCGCGGCCCGGGTGTTGCGGCCCCGGGCAGTGGGGTGCCGGTCGACCTGTCGGGGGAGCGGGCGGGACAGGCTGTCTACCGATGCTAAGCGTGTTCACACGTGTTAGGCAGTTCAGGCGGAGGATGCCTTGCGGCCGCGACGAGCAGGCGCGGGCCTCCAGGAACGTAGATCGCCATCGGTGACCTGGAACCGATCGCGCTGATCAGCCAGCCACTGCTCGACCTGCTCGGCTGGAGTGCCCTCCCAGACCTCGTCGTAGTCCGAGTGCCACTGCTTGATCCAGGGCAGTAGTTCGAGCAATCCAGCGAGGAGCGGCGTGACCTGTTCGGTCGACCAGTCGTCCTGCTCGACCCGATCTTCGACGAGGTGCATCAGCGCCTCGGCCTGCTCCTTGTGGTCCCAGCCCGCCCAGCCAAGGACGAGCGTGGGGTCGGAGGCGGGTCCAGCGTCGGGGTAGGAGACGAAGCGCTCCTTGGAAACGTCGAGCTTGCCCCGGTTGGACCAGTAGGACTGCTTCCGGAAGTCGGCCGAGGTGTACTTGGGCGGAACGGGGATGTCCAGGCGTTGGCCGGTCTTGTCCTCTTCCCGCTGCTTCTCCCAGGTGTCCTCCCACTGCTCCCGTTTGCGCAGGCCGGAGTCCTTGTAACGCAGGCCGGACAGGTAGGGAACGTGCTGGTCGGCGACGATCTCACGAAGCACGTCGACGAGGCGGACGTCCGGCCTTTCGCGGTGGTCGGCAGCGTAAAGCTCGGCGACGGACATGACGTCGGGACCGTTTGGGCTAGAGGCGATGGCGTCGGCCAGGTCCGCGACGGTCATGGGGCGGGGCACCCCTTCGAGGCCCTGACGTTCGTGGAACCAGAGGTCGCGATCCTCGCACCGATCCAATAGCCAAGAGCGGAGTGCTTCCCGCTCCTTCTTTTTCCAAGATTCCGAAGACCATCGCCGCTTGCACTCGGGACGCTCGATGAGCTCGATGTCGCGGCGGGACTCGATCACATCGATGCGCCGCTGCACGATGTCGCGGTACCAGTCGGGCCAGTGGGAGGGGATCTCGGTGATGGGGGTGGAGCCGTGGCGGTCGAACCACTCCCTGCCGTCCCCACCGGCGGCCACCCTTCGGGCCAAGACAATCTCAAACGCCCGCTCGCCAAGCTCGACTTCGGGGACTTCATCAATGTCAGCTGCAGAAACATCAATGGATTCGGAATCGGAAAGAAATCCATAAAGGCGATAAACCCGCCAGTCAGACTCCTCTTGCAGCGCAATCATCCGACGCCGTATTTTCCGATGGGAACGACGAGCAACATCCAGACTTTCCCGACTAGGACAGCATTTTGCAACTATGGCACTTGGATCAGTCGACGCAAGTTCTCCTGCAAGCGAGTCCAGCACGCCACCGAGTTCCAGCGGGAGCTCAGCTGGAAGGGGAAAGTCTTGAAGTTTAGTTCCAGTGAATTCGTAGTACTCCTCCCATTCCCAACGCCCCGTGGAGCGCTCTCCACCCCTGTTCCCCTTCCCCTGACACACTTGCTTAAGCCAGAAGCACGCAGTGGAGGAGTTCAAAATGCCCAGCAACCGAATATAGTCTTCTTCCGTGGCATCTCCCGACAGCTTAACCACCGGTGCAGTGCGAATACAGATCGACTGTTCGCGCACCAGCGAAAAGTGATTGTGAGTCGCCACGAAAGGGTAAACAAGATAGCGATCTGAATAAAATCGGCGAGGATACAATTCGCGAACATCTGTCCACAGCATCCCACTTATATCAGCGACAGGAATACCGAACCTCTTACGCTGCAGCAGGTTCTCCCGATACGGCCAGAAGTGGCGATACATCCTGCTCCGGGGATGAGGTGAACCGATCAGGGGTCCAGGAGCATGCGACCAAATGGCATCCAGTTCATGGGATACGGAATAGTCGCGAACATTTTCCCCCTGCACCAGCGGACGCGAATCCAATTTTTGCAATCGATTCACATAATCGCCTGGAACTAGAAATACCTCATCTTCCCCTGTAATCGCAACAAAACCCAGGTCCACCCCCAAAGAATTTAGCCGCTGCGAGGACGCTCTTTCGATTACTTCTAGTACGCTATTTGCTCCACCACCACTCAAAGACCATGGGTGCTTAGCAAAACGACTGCGGCCTACATCCTCAACGGTGACCCATGCTGATCCACCCCCCGGACTATCCACCTGTTCGATAATGGCGCGCCATACAAGACCCTTGCTCGGATCCTCTGGCTGCTCCGGTTCACCTTGAACTCCCAGAACTGCGCGCACCGCTTCGCGTTGAGAAGCCACCCTATTCCGCCCAGCAATAATGACCGTCGGCGTTCCGTGGCCAGGTATATAAGCCCCCGAGGTGTCGATGACATGCGTCAAGTCAACACCAGTAAAGTCTCGCCTTCTATTGGTGACAGGATGCTTATATGGGCCCCCATGAAAATAGGACTCAATCAGAACTTTACCAAATTCGCGCTTCATGAAGGAATTTGCTGTGATTTGGCCAGTAAACCCCGCACGCCGCTCCGTCCCAGCAACCCGAACAGCCAGACCAAATATTCGCTGAGCAAATGGAACCGACAAAGAATAACCACCCGAGCAAGCAAAGTATGCCCGTCGATAATTCTGGTTCTCCTTCTTATCCTTGACCGTAATGTACGGTGGGTTTGCCACCACTACGTGATAGCTACCCGCCCCGAGCAGGTCAATGCGCTTGGAGTAGTCCCACACGTCCTCGGTCTCAAAAGCGAACATCCCTATTTTCTCAGAAGAGAAGAGATCGCTCGTCACCGACTCCTGGCCTCGCCCATGCAGCAATGAGTCGCCGACGGCAACATTGATAGGAAATACACGCGCCCGATCCATCCTTCGGATTCCAGACTCCTTCAGCACTTCCACCAGAATCCGGAAACGGGCGATACTCACAGCGAAGGGGTTCTTGTCACATCCGTGTACAGAGTCCAGAGCCTTACGGATGAGTTTCCAGTCGTCCACTCCTGGCCCCGCCTCACCTCGGTGTTTATTTAGCAGCCGCTTGAACAAGCCGAGCAGGAAGTGGCCGCTTCCGCAGGCTGGATCGATGGTGCGAAGGCCGACGTGGTGCCACTCCACGTTGCCGGACCCATCCTTGATCTCCAGCTCAGGTTCGATCCCGAATTCTTCGATCGCTGGGTCAAGAGTGAGGTCGAGAATGAACTCCTCTACGAACTCCGGAGTCTGCAGGAGCGCGTACGTCTTCCGAGCATGCTCGCTCAGGTCCTGGTAGAGGTCACCCAGGAACCTGGTGTCGAGGTCATCGTCGGTGAAGTCGTGGACGATTTCACCATCCGGACCGATGCGACGCCAGAACTTCAGCAGCTCACTGGCAGCCTCGTAGCTCGGGGTGACCTGCCAGAGAGGGTTGTGACTGCGGTCGAAGAGCCCCGCAGCGGTCGGGTGGCACTCAGACAGGTGCCCAAAGGCTGCGATTAGCCAGTCGCGGTCGTTGAGATCCGGCCTCTCCTGGAAGAACGCGGAGTGCCGGGCTTCGGCAAGCTCCAGCCGGTCCCCTGGACCCGCGATCCACGGATGCTCGATCAGTCCATTGTCTTCGCAGAAGCGGACGAAGAGCGTGCCCAGAACCCATGCAGCTGCCACCTGGGTAATCCGCTCGTCGCGCCACACACCATAGGTGACGGCGATGCGGCCCGCCTCGCGAGCCTTCGAGTACTCGTCTTCAAGAGCTGACTTGAACTCGGCGACGTCTTCGCTCTGAGGGCGCAGGTCGTCCTCAAGTCGCTTGACCTGCGTACGCAGGTCCTTCAGGAGTCCGCCCTGTTCAGCACCCCGGCTCGCCACCGCGTTCCTCCCTCTTCCCGATTGCTCTCTACGAAATCACGCGGTTTCATCCTGCCAGGAGCGGTGGGCTTGCTAGTACGGATTGGGCGGCAACCAGCAGTCATCGCCTGGCCGGATGTGGCGCTTCGCTGGCCGTGGTCCCTCCGGATAACATGCGGATGGGAATAGGTTATGAAGGCCCGGCTGCTGGCGCAGCCGGGCCTTCGTCCTTGGGATGGTGGGGCTACAAGGTGTCCCGCTTGGTGCTGGTGATGAAGGCGACCACCTCGTGTGAGGGGAACGCTAGGTAGCCGGACTCGGGCTGCTGTGAGTCGCGGACAGCAGCACCGTTGGCGAGATCAGCTACCTCGACGCAGTTGTTGCGATCGCTGTAGCTCGACTTCCGGAACTTGAGGTCCGGTTGGTGTGGGAACACGTTAGCCATCTCGGTTTCCTAGAGCAGATCCTTCAGCATCTGAAGGGATGCGTCAGGGTAACGCGCTTGCGTTCTTACATGGTCGAACAGACGGCGGTAGCGGTCTACCTCCTTGGAGTCCTCCAGATAGAGGCCGTCAGTGTCAGTCTCCAGGTAGACCACCGGATCGACGCCCTCCACGAAGTCGAGGATCACAAAGGGGCCGTTGAGTCCAGCATGCATGCCGGAGGCAAACGGCAGGACCTGAATCGTCACGCTGTTGTCGGCTTCGGCCACGTCGATCAGGTGCTGAACCTGCTCCTGGAAGGCGTCGTGGGCCGTCTGGAACCGCAGGAGCGCGGCC contains:
- the pglX gene encoding BREX-2 system adenine-specific DNA-methyltransferase PglX; amino-acid sequence: MASRGAEQGGLLKDLRTQVKRLEDDLRPQSEDVAEFKSALEDEYSKAREAGRIAVTYGVWRDERITQVAAAWVLGTLFVRFCEDNGLIEHPWIAGPGDRLELAEARHSAFFQERPDLNDRDWLIAAFGHLSECHPTAAGLFDRSHNPLWQVTPSYEAASELLKFWRRIGPDGEIVHDFTDDDLDTRFLGDLYQDLSEHARKTYALLQTPEFVEEFILDLTLDPAIEEFGIEPELEIKDGSGNVEWHHVGLRTIDPACGSGHFLLGLFKRLLNKHRGEAGPGVDDWKLIRKALDSVHGCDKNPFAVSIARFRILVEVLKESGIRRMDRARVFPINVAVGDSLLHGRGQESVTSDLFSSEKIGMFAFETEDVWDYSKRIDLLGAGSYHVVVANPPYITVKDKKENQNYRRAYFACSGGYSLSVPFAQRIFGLAVRVAGTERRAGFTGQITANSFMKREFGKVLIESYFHGGPYKHPVTNRRRDFTGVDLTHVIDTSGAYIPGHGTPTVIIAGRNRVASQREAVRAVLGVQGEPEQPEDPSKGLVWRAIIEQVDSPGGGSAWVTVEDVGRSRFAKHPWSLSGGGANSVLEVIERASSQRLNSLGVDLGFVAITGEDEVFLVPGDYVNRLQKLDSRPLVQGENVRDYSVSHELDAIWSHAPGPLIGSPHPRSRMYRHFWPYRENLLQRKRFGIPVADISGMLWTDVRELYPRRFYSDRYLVYPFVATHNHFSLVREQSICIRTAPVVKLSGDATEEDYIRLLGILNSSTACFWLKQVCQGKGNRGGERSTGRWEWEEYYEFTGTKLQDFPLPAELPLELGGVLDSLAGELASTDPSAIVAKCCPSRESLDVARRSHRKIRRRMIALQEESDWRVYRLYGFLSDSESIDVSAADIDEVPEVELGERAFEIVLARRVAAGGDGREWFDRHGSTPITEIPSHWPDWYRDIVQRRIDVIESRRDIELIERPECKRRWSSESWKKKEREALRSWLLDRCEDRDLWFHERQGLEGVPRPMTVADLADAIASSPNGPDVMSVAELYAADHRERPDVRLVDVLREIVADQHVPYLSGLRYKDSGLRKREQWEDTWEKQREEDKTGQRLDIPVPPKYTSADFRKQSYWSNRGKLDVSKERFVSYPDAGPASDPTLVLGWAGWDHKEQAEALMHLVEDRVEQDDWSTEQVTPLLAGLLELLPWIKQWHSDYDEVWEGTPAEQVEQWLADQRDRFQVTDGDLRSWRPAPARRGRKASSA
- the pglZ gene encoding BREX-2 system phosphatase PglZ, giving the protein MASPTQPQEATTRPPALVLGRRILEARLDAEADRLPGHRLVLVHGRYEPGAPTQFPVLVGAGEKAVTRRVTVIEQNSVLGIADSWHTHEAAASAPEAANGERLLVVVTQVPEAALGWDLLGYAVRNRVLSVDRAEIVQRRCGAARLDPRIRTEPWLVDALLDAEPRDGWPQVGGVLTRDTAMRFLVQARLGLDASDRAAETPPDADALLAWSRTAGGPDRFAALDEAERTEITEWLVSVAGAAVRPLLDLAASRRAQDAMPLGVVASAMNGPSGSASAETAMTIGALFGQRRVDLGNLQAFTTAVEGTLTRWLADARGFGQHRTRLNDQAMDVLHRADALAGEAGLTSALVSSAYLPSAFENRMAALGSALRGASRDAEHALDRVKEHWLAPLRASRVRTAEAAVRLLRRLEQPAPAPGSAADGLQRHLADWGWMDAALTVLWPGDPDADAALAAAYQDVCDRAVQARAEADEVFAERLSGWARTAHTLAPGGCLLVEDVLAEVAAPLRKKDKHGETAPLVLLVDGMSSAVATGLAQELAARSGWVEAGRRKDVRDAAAAVIPSVTRLSRSSLLAGKLTAGGQSVEKEGFAAFWAGRKDPDAVLFHKAEIAGTAGKRLSDELQYALAGKSAVGVVLNTVDDSLDKAAQGDRTGWRIADVTFLDELLGAARSYGRPVVIVSDHGHVLERGDLDSAPSPTGRNEASAARWRTGTAAGDGEMLLSGPRVLEGDGPEGNRRVVVPWREDIRYTQRKGGYHGGASLAEMTVPVLVFLPSSELLPAGWSLLAPERVTPTWWETQRLGAAGSDGGRMPAAGAPAPTEVDAQPAVSGVRAQHGPRASQAVGTGSSQRAVHGSGRADSSSAPATPTGGPSVAGQGEGASAGPLGTAAQHPAAADGKSGAPHSSSPSLGSKIVESAVFREQRKFVRRGPKSPQVSAAIDALAAADGTLSTTGVAAAAGFPPARAGGLMVMLQRLLNVEGYPVLEFVDGGARLKLNTGLARQQFQVDAE
- a CDS encoding DUF397 domain-containing protein, producing the protein MANVFPHQPDLKFRKSSYSDRNNCVEVADLANGAAVRDSQQPESGYLAFPSHEVVAFITSTKRDTL